In one Solanum dulcamara chromosome 1, daSolDulc1.2, whole genome shotgun sequence genomic region, the following are encoded:
- the LOC129884873 gene encoding cysteine proteinase inhibitor 6-like, with translation MAFIFNSPRLATLSMIVISFTFCNAFVADDDQNLLDSFKYARNTVASSPSHDEWQPIQNINDLKVIEIAKFAVNTENSLLEGVQLEFGSVSDGRFKVDNNGITYDLTIVSIEFDEANEYEAVVFENSKDNVRKLISFD, from the coding sequence ATGGCTTTTATATTCAATTCTCCTCGTCTGGCAACTCTTTCGATGATAGTAATTTCTTTTACCTTCTGTAATGCTTTTGTAGCAGATGATGATCAAAACTTGTTGGATTCATTCAAATATGCAAGGAATACTGTAGCTTCGTCCCCATCACATGATGAATGGCAGcccatacaaaatataaatgatcTTAAAGTGATCGAAATTGCAAAATTTGCGGTAAATACGGAAAATAGCCTATTAGAAGGAGTTCAATTGGAATTTGGGAGTGTATCAGATGGAAGATTTAAAGTTGATAATAATGGAATCACTTATGACCTAACAATTGTCTCTATAGAATTTGATGAAGCAAATGAATATGAAGCTGTTGTTTTCGAAAATTCTAAGGATAATGTTAGAAAACTCATTTCCTTTGATTAA
- the LOC129885726 gene encoding uncharacterized protein LOC129885726, with amino-acid sequence MSFKLNCVLFMSFSMIAIAFTVCLATNDDQKLPISLNHVTNSLDSFPKLQPGDWKNLDPNDPKVVDLAKFAVKEANKRDVGYKVYKYVKVMKAAYTQFSYFGNTYDLLVKATEIKSGVTDDYIAFVNIGVIGEDKGKRFLLSFSPTFA; translated from the coding sequence ATGTCTTTCAAATTAAATTGTGTCCTTTTTATGTCTTTTTCGATGATAGCAATTGCTTTTACCGTCTGCCTTGCAACAAATGATGATCAAAAGTTACCAATTTCATTAAACCATGTAACAAATTCTCTAGATTCGTTCCCCAAACTGCAACCTGGTGATTGGAAGAACTTGGATCCAAACGATCCTAAAGTAGTGGACCTTGCAAAATTTGCTGTAAAGGAGGCAAATAAGAGAGATGTAGGCTACAAAGTATATAAGTATGTGAAAGTGATGAAAGCAGCCTATACTCAATTTAGTTATTTTGGTAACACTTATGATCTTCTTGTTAAGGCCACAGAAATAAAATCTGGTGTCACAGATGATTATATCGCATTTGTTAATATAGGTGTTATAGGAGAAGATAAAGGTAAAAGATTTCTATTGAGCTTCAGTCCAACTTTTGCTTAA
- the LOC129885734 gene encoding uncharacterized protein LOC129885734 — protein MAFKLNCFFFVTLSMIAIASTICLAANDDQKLSISFGRDNWQTNNPNGDINWHSMDPNDPKVVDLANFAVKEANKKYKGNRVFKYVKVTDAAYTDQIYDSYRVYDILVVAIDTTSGVTHRVLTVVKEGIKGKQKGRRELESFDPLFT, from the coding sequence ATGGCTTTCAAATTAAATTGTTTCTTTTTTGTGACTCTTTCGATGATAGCAATTGCTTCTACCATCTGCCTTGCAGCAAATGATGATCAAAAGTTATCGATTTCATTTGGTCGTGATAATTGGCAAACCAATAATCCAAACGGCGATATTAATTGGCACAGTATGGATCCAAACGATCCTAAAGTGGTGGACCTTGCTAATTTTGCGGTAAAGGAGGCAAATAAGAAATATAAAGGCAACAGAGTATTCAAGTATGTGAAAGTGACGGATGCAGCCTATACTGATCAAATTTATGATTCTTACAGAGTTTATGATATTCTTGTTGTGGCCATAGATACAACATCTGGTGTCACACACAGAGTTCTAACAGTGGTTAAAGAAGGTATTAAGGGGAAACAAAAAGGTAGAAGAGAACTAGAGAGCTTCGATCCACTTTTTACTTAA